The following DNA comes from Simkania negevensis Z.
TGATCGAAGTCCAATCCTCTCGTTTGGGAAAAGAAACCAGTTTGGGCAACATCATTCGTCTTGTGGAAGAAGCTCAACGTTCAAAAGCCCCTATCCAAAAATTGGCCGATCGGATTTCAGGGGTGTTTGTGCCGATTGTTTTAGGGATTGCGATTCTCACTTTTTTCTTGTGGGGGTTTGTTGCAGGTGACTGGCAAGAGGGACTGATCAGCGGCATTGCTGTTCTCGTTATTGCATGCCCTTGCGCCCTTGGCTTGGCCACTCCGACTGTGATTATGGTCGCATGTGGTCGGGGTGCACGTGAAGGCATCTTAATCAAAGATGCTGTCGGCTTGGAAAAGGCTGGAAAACTTGATGCCATTATCGTCGATAAGACAGGAACAGTGACTGAGGGAAAACTTTCTGTCGATGAAATCACGTCTGAAGATGACAACCTTTTGCGAAAAGCAGTTAGCTTGACAACCCACTCTGATCACCCCATTTCAAAAGCCATTACAAATCATGCCAAAGATCAGGGGGTGCAAATTCAAAGATGCGAAGCTTTCCATTCTCATACTGGGCAAGGACTCAGCGGCAGTTTTCAGGGAAAGGCTTACTTACTTGGCTCGGTTCGCTTTATGAAGCAGCAAAACATCGATCTTGGCCCATTCAATGATAAGTTGCAGACCGATGTCCGTGTGATTGCAGCCATTGCGGAAGAAGGAAAGTGCATTGGATTCATCGCACTTGCCGATAAACTGAAAGAGGGAAGCCAAGAAGCGGTTGCAAAACTTCATCAGATGAAGAAAGAAGTCTATTTACTCAGCGGAGATCGGAAAGCTGTGGTGGAATCTGTTGGAAAGATGCTGAATGTCGATGGCTTGTTTGCAGAAGTCTTACCCGAAGAGAAGGCCTCATATGTCAAGAGACTTCAAGATGAAAAGAAGGTCACGGGAATGGTCGGTGATGGGGTGAATGATGCTCCTGCCCTTGCTGTTGCCGATGTAGGCTTTGCGATTGCTGATGGTACAGATGTTGCGATGGAAAGTGCCTCTATTGGACTCATGCACAGTAGCCTCTTGAATCTTCTGACAGCGCTATCTCTTTCAAAGGTGACCTTTTTGAAAATTCGGCAAAATCTCTTCTTTGCCTTTGTCTACAACTGTGTGGGCATTCCTTTAGCAGCCTTTGGGCTGCTCAATCCTATGATTGCCGGTGCCGCCATGGCAATGAGCTCGATCTCAGTGGTTCTTAACTCTCTTACACTTCAGCGTAAAAAGCTTTTTTAAGTCATTGAAAACAAGCTATTAAAAAATATTATTAATTAATTAAAAAATTTGTTACAATAAACATTGAGAAGGTGGAAAGATTTGTTATTTCAGTAAATTTCCACTCATTTTCTATTTATTATTTTTCTAATCATTTAACAGTAAGTGTTTTAGGAAAAATATCTGTTCTAGGGGCAAACAGTTTTTTCGGTAAGTATCAGATTATTAAAGATATGGGATTAGGAAGGGAAAAAGCATGGTTGCTGGTCAAATCAGACAAAATGACGTCTCAGGTAGTCTTATCATTCGACGTCTATCTGACCAAAGCATTCAATCACAGAAAGATAAGCCGGAACTTAAGCCAGAAAATTTGAGCGGAATTATTCTTGCAGAAGAAGGCTCATTTTCTGAGAAAAGTCAGAAAATGCTTGGAAAAGCCCGTGAAGCAGCTCCTCAAAGATTCGAAGCCCTAGATAAGTTAAAAGAAAAGCATTCAGAAAAAATTACTCAGCTGAAAGAACACGGTTGGCACGGGATGAAAGGTCAAGCAAACATGACCGAAGTCGGAGAAGATGGAACGTCCTATGACCAATTTCGCCTTGATGTTGTAAACGGAGTTCAAAAGCTGAGCCTCGGAATCATGGAAGAATGTGGCTTTAAAAATCCCGGAAAGTACAGCGCAACAGGAACACCTGGTTGGAACTCTGATATTGATACGGTCTATTTTGCACCTGAGGGAATGTCCGAAGAAATGCAAATTGTTCAAAAAACTCTCTTCGATATGATCTTTTTAGAAACCTTTGGTGGTCTTCCAGGAAACTTATTTGATACAGAAAGTTATCTTAGTCATGCGGGAATGGGACTTCAAACAGAGAAATCTCTCGAAACTCCTGAGGGACATGCTGCATTTACTCGCTTAGAAATGACAGGAGCTGCATTGCAAATGGTGCGTCAATGTGGTGGACCAGAATCTGAAGCCTGGCAAGCATTTAAAGCAAGCCATTTTGAACATGCGGGTGATGATGTTGAACTTAAAAATGCACTTGGAGAAATTTTTAGTGATGTAGAGCAATTTGAAAGTCATCTTAACGAGCAAGTCGAAAGACAAGTCTTAAGAGAAAACGGATTCCTTAAAGAAAGCGAGTCTCTTTCTCGGTCGGAAATAAGCGAAAAATGCGCAGAAATTGTTACTGAAAAGCCTCTAGCTCTTAAGCTAGCTACAATGAGTTATAAAGCGGAGGGGCTTGTAAGAGTTTCACAAGAAATCGATGAGCTTCAATCTAGTCAAGGGGGACTCACTCCGCAAGCGAGAGATGTACAAAAACTAAAAATTGCTTCCCTTTCCATGCTCAGAACAACTTTTTTTGATGAAGGTTACTACGCACAAGGAACTTTTTCCAAAACCTGTTCAAATGTCACCGGCCAGATGCATCAACGCAAAATTGAAGATTTCCGCGAAACCCTTGCAACAGCGAGTAGAAGCAATGCCGACATCAACCTTCTTATTGCACAAGGACGAGGGTTTGATTTTCATATTGATCAGACGCCCAAGACTTCAAGCAGTCAACATGCTTCATCTGTTTTTGAGAATCACGCTTTCTATCGAGGCCACTTTGAACATAAAGTGGGTGACTCACATGATGATCTCGATAAACACTTGAAAGCTGTGGTAGCCACATCCAAGTACAGTGAACGAGTTGTCGATGCTGCACATGCACTCATAAGCAGTGTTCCTGAAGGAAGTCCTATCGTGGAGAGAGCGAAGACTCAGCTAGAAAAAACGCAAAAAATCTTAGATAAAACGCGGGAACTTGAAAAAGTAAAAAGGGCAAAACAACTCAATTCTTCAACTTCAAAAGCTCTTATTGGGGCACAGCTGTCTCCTATTGATCGGGAAAGATTTGAAAAAGATTTTTCAAATTTTGAGAAACGGATTGAAGATCTGCGTTTTGAAGAGTCATTAACGCCAGAAGATCACTATCTACTTTTACTTGATAACCTTGCACATGCGGGCTATTCACAGTTTGAAATTGCCGAAGAAAATGATTATCGAGGGCTTCCTGTCACGAGTAACCCCTATTTTTCAGATGTTTTAAAGGCTAGATGTGGTTGTCAACCTGATAAAAAGGTTAATGAAAGAGCCGCTGTGGAAGAGGGAGAAAGACTCTCGGCAATCTTAAGTCAGAGTCATTCTTTGACAGTCTCAGAGCTAGAATTGAATTCTGTAAAGAAAGTGAAGAAGTTCAATCGTGACATCGAAGGCATTGCCACGCTTGCTGTACATCTCTCTTTGAGTGCGGGCCAAATGCCTAAGCCTGAGGCTAAAGGTAATTTTCGAGAGGCTGTCACTTTGGCTGATAAGTGGAAAAAACATGAAAGGCTTTCTCAATCTATTTAATGCTAGTTGTTTAATGAAAAGGTGCTGAAAAAAGAGGTTTTCGATAGAATAAGGGTTTTTTGAAGTTACCTAGGTAAAACATGGAAACACTTGAGCCCTCTATCCCTCTCAGAATGCGCATTGCCCCCTATAAGAATAGCATCTTTGTCGGGGTCTTAGCTCTTCTTCTCGTGATGGTTTTTGTGATCAAGCTTGGGAATAAAACGCACAAGAATGAAGCCGACTTTGTTTCTGCGACAAATGCCTTTGTGAAATGGGAGCAAGTTCTCGATACGAACAATGATGAGCTGAGAAACCTTGCCACTATAATGAAAAAACACCCCGAACTTAATGCCGAATACGAAGCGAAGCTTGCTCAAGATTTTATTGCTATGCAGGAAAGTAACAAGGCCCGCGAATTTGGAAGTAGTGTCATTCAGCGTACCAATCAACCCTACTACAGTGATTATGCTAAAGCTTCTCTTCTTGTCAGCGAAGGAAAATTTCTAGAAGCTCTTGAACAGGCGCTCTACTTGAAGAAGCAAATGCTTGAAGATGAAGCATTTTGGACGAAAAGCCAAGGCGTAAAGAATTATGGCTCTGGACTTTTTGCCTTTAACTTGATGCGGATTGCAACGCTTTATCAAGAATTAGGCATGAAAGACCGTGAGCTTGAAGCTTGGAGTGAGCTCAAAGCGTTTGCAGGTTGGAACGGAGCGCAAAAAGACGTGCGCATCAAACAGGAAGGATTTCAGTCGCTCCTGAATCATTTTACGGTCCAGGACATGACGCTCCTGGATTACATTTCTGCAAGAGAGGCGGAACTCACTCGTTAAAGTTTATTGAGGCCCGCCACCTTCTCCATCATCATGCTTTTTTGGCACAGCAGCTGAAGCGCGATTCATTCCAGCTCCTCCCATCAATCCCATGAAGAAAAAGACGAGGGGTGGAAGGAAAAATGCAATCACAGCGCCTACGATTGCCAAAATGAGGCGAGTGATTTTTTCTTGCTTATATACGAATTGAAAAGCTGCTTTAGCTGCTTTTTCTACCTTTCCAGGTAGCCATACACCTAAAATTCCTCCAATACCAGCAAGGAAAATACTCCATGTTGCTCCGAAGAAGAGAAAAGTTAAAAGAGTCGCAAGGAGAAAATAAAGGATAAAAAAGATCTCAAAACGATACTTTTTCCCAAAATTTTCCAGTTCTTGGACACTCATTCCTTCTTTAAATTTCTTGTCCATTATTTTGACCTTCTCAATTTTACTAACAACCTGAACTCTGAGTTTCTTTCACTCATTCTCAAAGAGATTTCTCATTCTTCCCAGCCTTTTAGTCTCAACAAGGGTTATTTGCCCCTTCTCTTTGCTAAAAATGCTGAGAATTTATGAGAACTCTCTCTCCTAAATAATAAGCAAAATAAACCGAGAACTCAGGTTAACTGTATCATATGTTGACACAGAGTCACGCGAGAGATGAGCATCCATCTCCCCCTATATCCTTAGATTAAATCTAATAATAATTTTTTTGCAATCGGATCGATAATCGTTTTCTTTGAAGTTTTTCGGTAAAATCAATAAAATAAACGTGATAATCAAGTGATTTTTTTTTGAGACGATATTTGATTGCGAAAGAACTGACATTTGTTCACATCCATAAGATTCTTAAACTGTTAAATAGTGGTGTGCTTCTTCTTTTTCTTGGAGCGCTCGTTTGGCTTGGCCTGTTGCTTTTTCAATCAAATGAAGAAAATGGTTCTTTTTCTGAAAAAATTCCCAAAACCAAGACACTAGATAAAACCTCAGTCACTTATGAAAAAATTGGCGAGGGAGCCCTAAAGATTTCTTCTGAATTGAAGAGTTTTCCTCTTCCCGATTTGAAACGAGAAATGCGCTTTTTGGGAAAAAATACCAGACCCGATGCTACGATTTACGATTTACTCATCCATGTTGGTCTTAAGGGGAGTGGACAATCCCTCAAAGTGGTTTCGGGACAGAAACTCTATTTAACTTACGTTGAGGGAGAAAAGCCCTATCTTCAGTTCTCAAGTGAGCCTACCCCTCTTTGGATCATGCCCCACCTTTCTGAATCAGGCGAAACCCTTGTAGAACTTGGAGTTCGTCTTTTAACTGAAGGGAATGAAAAACTTGTCGAAGAAAAAAAGACTTTTGAGATCGAAGATCTTTTACAAAAAGAAGATCCATCAAAAAAAGATCCTCTCTTTCAGCAAGCTGTAGGATTGTTGCAAAAGGGGCATTGGTGGGAACCCGATCGCCTGTTCGAACTTTACGGAGGCTTTGAGTATCAAGCTTTAAAAAACCATGAAAGGATCGAGTTTTCATATGAGGAAAAGCCGAATGTTGTCCATTTCAGGCAAGGTGATACCCTTGTTTGGAAAGATGGCAAATGGAGTCGCGTCTTTGTTGGAAAAGAGACCCGAAAAGCTCCCATTGCACAGGCAAAAATGGTCACTCCTCAAAAGATCGAATGGGAACTTTGGAGTAGTGACGGTCTTGAAAAGGCAAGCGTCACTCATGAAAAAGAACGAGCTCAGGCTCTCAACTTCCGGATCGAAGAAGTTTTTTCACGTGTACGACAACGAACTGCCTCTCGCATTTCCTGTCGGATAGGAAATAAAGCAACGATTTTAAAAGCAGGCGATTGGATTCTCCACACCCCTTCAGGGTGGCGGGTTCTCAAGAGTTTGCGAGAAGTCGAAGAGGTATTGACTTTTCAAACCAGAGGCGAACTCTTTGTGTTTGACGGAATTGAGAAAAAAGAAGGGAAGGCTGTTTTTTCTGGAGCTCTGTTTGACCCGATGCGCACTCAGGTGCAAAATGTAAAGATTCCAATTGCCATGCAAAATAAGCAAGAACATTCCCCTCACAAAAAAAAGGTGATTTCGACTAAAATCCGTTCTTCTTCCGAGGAGGTTTCGCAAGAAGAGCCTTCACTGACTAATGAGATGAGAAGACGGCCACGAAAAAAACCGGTAAGCTCACCAGAAGGATTCTGATAAGGTGTGGATTAGAAAAAAGGTTTCAATCTCTATTTTTGCTCTATTGCTTTGTGGAAGCGGGCTCCTTCCTGCTCAAACAATCGAAGAAAAGCAGGAAGCCTTTCGCCTTCAAAAAGATCAAAAAGAATTGCGTAGTTTTCTCGATGAAGTGAACAAGCAGCTGCATAAATTGCGCGCTGAACTTGAAGTGAAGTACGAGCTTGTCGCCGACTATTGCAAAGAAGGGGCCAAAGAAGAAGATTTCCAAGAGCTTCTTCGAGAAGTCAATGAAATCCGCACCGAAATCGTGGATCTAGAAAAAGAGTGGCGGGGGCTCGCAGTTGAAGAAACTAAAAAAGATGATGAAGGCTATGCCCTTTGGGATCAAGAAGAAACAACCTTGTCTCAACTTATCATGGAATATGGCTCTACCGATTATCTCTACATCGTCCCTCCAGAAGTTCTCTCGATGAAAATTCACATGCATTCAAGCATTCCCATTCCCCGTGAATCCTGGAATGAACTCTTAGAGATCGTCCTTGCTCACAATGGGATTGGAGTGAAGCAGCTCAACCCCTACACCCGTCAGCTTTACATCTTGAAACAAGACCTCATTGCAGTCGACAACATCATCAATTCTCCCCGCGATCTCATGCGAGTGCCTGCTAAGAGTCGTGTGGTGTACGTTTTCAACCCTCCTCCTGAAAGAATTAAAGGAGTGAGCCATTTTTTTGAAAGATTCCGCGATCCTAAAATGACCTTTGTCTACCAGGTGGGGTATAAAATTGCGATTATCTCTTCAAAAGAAGAGGTCGAAAAACTGCTCGCCCTTTACGACGCGGTTTGGGAAAAAGAAAACGAAAAAGTGACCCGCATCATCCCAATGGGGCGCATCTCCCCTGATGAAATGGAAAAAATCTTAAAGGCCTATTTTGGAGATTCTGTCCAAAAGCCTCGGATGGGATTGACGAAAGGCGAAGGAGACGATTTGATCATTCTTCCCCTTAAGGGTGAAGGGTCTCTAGTTCTCATTGGTCCTAAAGATATGGTCGATCGAGCTGAAAAACTGATCGATGATGCTCAAGCGCAAATTGAAGATCCTATGGAAATGACCGTTTTTTCCTATACCTGCCGTCATAGCGATCCACTAGAAGTTTCAGATGTTTTGGAAAAAGTTTACGCTTCACTCATCTACTCGGGAATCCGAGGAGAGGATCCGAGGCCCCCAAGTCAACCCTTACCACCCCCAAGACAACATGATGACCCCCGCGAACCTGCTGTTCCTTCTCAATATGGTCCTCCTCCTTACTCTCCAGTGATTTCTCCCCTTCCTGCTATAGCCGGAAACATTCAGTCTCAGCAGGAAAAGTCTTTTACAACTAACTTCATTCCCTTCCCAAAGACAGGGACCATCATGATGGTTGTCAGGCGGGATACCCTTCCAAAGATTAAGGACCTCTTGCGCAAGCTCGACGTTCCGAAGAAGATGGTCCAAATTGAAGTCCTCCTCTTTGAAAAAAGGATTCGCAACGAAAACAATTTTGGCCTCAATATTTTTCGATTGGGATCTGCAGCCACCGATCGTCATGAAACCGGTTTTCGCTACCAAACAAGTAAAGCCTCCGCCCCAATTCCAGACGATTCCCCTCCATTACGCCGTGGCGTTGTTGACTTTTTTCTTTTCCGCAAAAAGCCGAACAGTTTTTGGCCTGCTTTTGACATTGCCTACAATTTCTTGATGTCGCAAGAAGATGTGCGCATCAATGCTGCTCCCTCTGTCACGACATTGAACCAAACGCCTGCACAAATTTCACTTGTTGATGAAGTCTCAATTGCAAATGGTGCTTCTCCGATTGATAGCAACGGAGGAACCATTTTCAAGGAATCATTTTCTCGCGCTGAGTACGGAACCACACTTGTGATCACTCCAACAGTTCACGAACCTGAATTTCCAGACGAAGACATCCACTATGTTACACTTGAAACGAACATCGAATTTGACACTATCAAGAAGACTTCTCCCGATCCCAATCGCCCTGATGTATTTAAAAGACACATCGAAAACCATGTTCGTGTTGCCGATGGGGAAACGGTCATTTTGGGTGGACTCCGTCAAAAGACTGCTGAAGATTCAAGTAGTCGTTTGCCCTTTTTAGGAGAAATTCCAGGTCTTGGGAAATTTTTCGGAGATTCCCGTTTAACAGATGAAAAAACCGAAATGTTTGTCTTCATCACCCCAAAAATTGTGTTTGATGGAAAAGGGGAACTTGAAAAAGTGAGACATGCGCAACTTGTCAAACGTCCGGGAGATCTTCCCGAATTTTTAGAGCGCGTGGAAGAGGCAAAACAAAAACAGAAGAAGCGGCTCTTTGACAACAGTTTAAGACTCCTCTTCGGAAAAGTACAATGATAGACCAAGAAAAAGAAGACTTTCTCTTAGCAAAACGATTTGGACTTGAACCTGTTTATGATCTGTCAAATTATCCTTTCATCAAAGAGAAAGTCCGCCGCTTACCTTACAGTTTTGTGAAGCAAAGACTCGCCCTTCCCTTAAAAGAACATGAGGGAAAGCTTCTCGTCGCTATCTCCCACCCTTACGACTTAGAAGTGCTCGAAGAGATCCGTTGCATGACTGGAATGGATGTCCAAGAAGTTTTTTGTCCCGAGCCTCAGCTTAAACAGGCGATTGAAAAGTGTTACCACCAAGGTGAAAAAGAAGCTTCGCTTTACATTGAAGGGCTCAAGAAAGAAGGGAATGGTCATAAAGAAGAAATAGGAGAAGAAGAGTACGACCTTCTCAGTGCTCAAGACAATTCTCCCGTTGTCCGGTTGCTCAATATGATCATTGCAGAAGCCATCCAACAAGGGGCCTCAGATATCCACTTTGAACCTCTTGAAAACGAAATGGATATTCGCTATCGGATCGACGGGGTTCTTCAATTTCGCCATTCGCCACCACCCGAAATGCAAAAGCAACTTGTCACACGTGTCAAGGTCATGGCCAAACTCGACATTGCCGAACACCGCTTGCCTCAAGACGGTCGGATCAAACTCAATATGGGGGGGCGGCAAATTGATTTTCGTGTCAGCACCGTTCCTGTCGTTTATGGCGAACGGATTGTGATGCGTATTTTAGACAATAGCAACATTGTCCTCGGACTCGATAAAATCGGCATGGCCGAATTGACGCTGACCAATTTACGCAAATACCTTCATCAGAACCAAGGGATCATCCTCGTCACCGGACCCACAGGAAGTGGGAAGACCACAACGCTTTATAGCGCCATTTCAGAGATTCATTCAGAAGAAGTGAATGTGATGACAATCGAAGATCCGGTTGAATACAAACTTGCAGGGATTGCCCAAATCGGAGTGAATCCCAAGATTAAACTCTCATTTGCAACAGGGTTGCGACACATTCTCAGACAAGATCCTGATATCATCATGATTGGGGAGATTCGTGATAAAGAAACTGCCGAAATTGCCATTCAATCCTCTCTTACAGGCCACCTTGTTCTCAGCACTCTCCACACAAACGACGCCCCTTCCGCCCTGACCCGGCTCGTCGATATGGGCATCGAATCTTACCTCCTTTCTTCATCCATTTTAGCAATTCTTGCCCAACGCCTTGTTCGCCGCATTTGCGAAGACTGCAAAGTGGGGTATAAGCCCTCAGACACCGAACTTTCCGAGCTTGGACTCAAACGAAAATCCTTAGAATCAGACATGCTTTACAAAGGAGAAGGATGTGGCAGCTGCTTTGGATCAGGCTATCGTGGTCGCTCGGGGATTTACGAGCTCATGCCTGTCAATCACGGCATCAAAATGCAACTGCTTCGCTCTGCTGATGCAACGCAGCTCCAAAAAGCTGCTGTCGAATCGGGAATGAAAACATTGCGCGAAGAAGGAGCGGTTTTGGCAAATCAAGGAGTGACCACCACCTCAGAAGTCCTCCGCGTCACCCGTCAAATTGAACTTTACTCATAGGCTATGGCACTATTTCAATACTCAGCACTTAGTCCTAATGGAAAAAAGACAATAGGTTTAATCAATGCCGACACTCTTGAGCTGGCAAAAGAGCAGCTTCGTCGGCAAAAGGTCTTGGTCACTAAGCTAGCCCTATACAAAAAGCAACCACGCGATCAAACCCTATCTCCCCCTTTGCTCTTGAACTTGACCCGTGACTTGCATGTTCTTTTGCGCGCAGGCCTTCCTCTGTATGATAGTTTGCTCACTCTCCAAGAAAAGTACTACCGCACGAAAGCCCACTCTCTTTTGCTGAACTTGTGTGACCAAGTCAAAGAAGGGCAGCACCTCTCCGAAGCCCTTGGCCACTATCCTCGTATTTTTGATGACGTTTACATTGCGATGATACGCGCAGGAGAAGAATCGGGCAGCTTAACAGAAAGCTTTGAAGAGCTCTCTAAATTGATTGCTCGCGCTCAAGGACTCAAGAAAAAAATTACAACAGCGATGATCTATCCGATCTTTTTAGGCAGTTTTTGTCTTATTGTGATAGGAGCTCTGCTCTTTTTTCTTATTCCCTCGATGCAAGAGCTGTTTGAAGGACGTTCCCTGCACCCCCTGACGCAAACAGTTTTATCCCTAAGCTCATTTTTAAATGAAAATGCTTTTTGGATTTTTTCTTGCTGCGGACTTATATTTCTCCTCTTTACCTTTTATATGAAACAAAAATCAGGCAAATTTTTTAGACAGAAGCTCGCGCTCTCCATTCCTGTGATCGAAAGGCTAACAACTGAAGCTGTGATGACCCGTTTTTGCCGCGTTGTTTCAGTCCTTTTACGCGGTGGAGTCTCTCTACTTGATGCGCTTAAATTGGCCAAACTTGTGATGCAGCACCATCAGTTTGAAGAGGTCATTTCAAAAGCAGAAGTCAAAGTTGTCGAAGGAAAAAAACTTTCAGAAGAATTAGAAAAATCCCCGCTCATTCCTCATTTGGTTATCCGCATGATGGCTATTGCAGAAGAGTCGGGCAACATGGCAAAAATGATGCAACACGTTTCCGAAATCTATGAAGAAGATTTGGAGCGGAGTTTAAATCGGTTAACCTCGTTTCTCCAGCCGGTGATACTTCTCTTTTTAGGGCTTGTGGTTGCTGTCATCTTACTTTCGGTTCTCTTACCCTTAACCGATGTAAGTTCCATGATTCAATAATTGTAAAACGGTTTTACAAAATAGTGAAAAGATGATCTCCATTGATAAATTTTTAAATTTAGTTCGAAGTTACGACAATCTCCTTTGGGGCATTGGAGTGATCGGAACAGTTGTCATTTTATGGTTTCAAGTGACACATAAAAAGAAAAAAGCCGAAAAATCAAAGCAAAATGAAGTACAAAGTCAGCGGGATAAATATGATTACTAAAAGTCTCATCGCACTCAACCTCATTATTTTTACTCTAATGAGTCTTTCCGGCGTTCCGTTGATCCATCCAGAAGTAAAAGATATCCTCCATTGGGGCGGAAAT
Coding sequences within:
- a CDS encoding heavy metal translocating P-type ATPase, translated to MAHFDLHIRNMNCSSCIAKIEGRVTKIEGTISCSVNFATGQARVEYEEGNDIKQTVADAITELGYPATVIEEGQVYDEEKDRSFFWLKVRTIFAIVLTLPLTVPMLGEFFGIDVLFPHWIQLILATIVQFGAGYSFYIGSWKAIKNKAANMDVLVALGTTAAFLFSAVVVLFHVQGYLYFETSTVLISLILLGRVIEQHSKHNAQGGMKALLKMQAKSARIKKGTEVVEVPIDAVHKGDIVVVKPGERIPVDGEVVDGESHVDESMLTGESMPVRKDKGENAYAGTINGEGMIEVQSSRLGKETSLGNIIRLVEEAQRSKAPIQKLADRISGVFVPIVLGIAILTFFLWGFVAGDWQEGLISGIAVLVIACPCALGLATPTVIMVACGRGAREGILIKDAVGLEKAGKLDAIIVDKTGTVTEGKLSVDEITSEDDNLLRKAVSLTTHSDHPISKAITNHAKDQGVQIQRCEAFHSHTGQGLSGSFQGKAYLLGSVRFMKQQNIDLGPFNDKLQTDVRVIAAIAEEGKCIGFIALADKLKEGSQEAVAKLHQMKKEVYLLSGDRKAVVESVGKMLNVDGLFAEVLPEEKASYVKRLQDEKKVTGMVGDGVNDAPALAVADVGFAIADGTDVAMESASIGLMHSSLLNLLTALSLSKVTFLKIRQNLFFAFVYNCVGIPLAAFGLLNPMIAGAAMAMSSISVVLNSLTLQRKKLF
- the gspE gene encoding type II secretion system ATPase GspE → MIDQEKEDFLLAKRFGLEPVYDLSNYPFIKEKVRRLPYSFVKQRLALPLKEHEGKLLVAISHPYDLEVLEEIRCMTGMDVQEVFCPEPQLKQAIEKCYHQGEKEASLYIEGLKKEGNGHKEEIGEEEYDLLSAQDNSPVVRLLNMIIAEAIQQGASDIHFEPLENEMDIRYRIDGVLQFRHSPPPEMQKQLVTRVKVMAKLDIAEHRLPQDGRIKLNMGGRQIDFRVSTVPVVYGERIVMRILDNSNIVLGLDKIGMAELTLTNLRKYLHQNQGIILVTGPTGSGKTTTLYSAISEIHSEEVNVMTIEDPVEYKLAGIAQIGVNPKIKLSFATGLRHILRQDPDIIMIGEIRDKETAEIAIQSSLTGHLVLSTLHTNDAPSALTRLVDMGIESYLLSSSILAILAQRLVRRICEDCKVGYKPSDTELSELGLKRKSLESDMLYKGEGCGSCFGSGYRGRSGIYELMPVNHGIKMQLLRSADATQLQKAAVESGMKTLREEGAVLANQGVTTTSEVLRVTRQIELYS
- a CDS encoding type II secretion system F family protein, with protein sequence MALFQYSALSPNGKKTIGLINADTLELAKEQLRRQKVLVTKLALYKKQPRDQTLSPPLLLNLTRDLHVLLRAGLPLYDSLLTLQEKYYRTKAHSLLLNLCDQVKEGQHLSEALGHYPRIFDDVYIAMIRAGEESGSLTESFEELSKLIARAQGLKKKITTAMIYPIFLGSFCLIVIGALLFFLIPSMQELFEGRSLHPLTQTVLSLSSFLNENAFWIFSCCGLIFLLFTFYMKQKSGKFFRQKLALSIPVIERLTTEAVMTRFCRVVSVLLRGGVSLLDALKLAKLVMQHHQFEEVISKAEVKVVEGKKLSEELEKSPLIPHLVIRMMAIAEESGNMAKMMQHVSEIYEEDLERSLNRLTSFLQPVILLFLGLVVAVILLSVLLPLTDVSSMIQ